One window of the Streptococcus parasanguinis ATCC 15912 genome contains the following:
- a CDS encoding DUF1697 domain-containing protein, whose protein sequence is MTRFALLIRGINVGGKNKVVMAQFRQELMELGLEQVETYINSGNIFFTTGLSRSQLVECLSIFFENHYPFIERFSLLSREDYEAECANLPQWWTEEMARKDVLFYTEGLDRESVEEKLLALELGDEVLHPGKTAVFWGKSSEESYAKTAYHKHLMKMPFYRQITIRNVNTFDKIGTLLKK, encoded by the coding sequence ATGACACGTTTTGCTCTCCTCATAAGAGGAATCAATGTTGGCGGCAAAAACAAAGTGGTCATGGCTCAATTTCGTCAAGAATTGATGGAGCTGGGATTGGAACAAGTGGAAACCTACATCAACAGTGGCAATATCTTCTTTACGACAGGTCTTTCTCGATCTCAGTTAGTAGAGTGCCTGTCGATCTTCTTTGAGAATCACTATCCCTTTATTGAACGCTTTTCTCTCCTGAGTCGAGAAGACTATGAAGCAGAATGTGCAAACTTACCGCAATGGTGGACAGAAGAGATGGCTCGTAAGGATGTGCTCTTTTACACCGAGGGCTTGGATAGGGAATCCGTAGAAGAGAAATTGCTTGCTTTGGAGCTAGGAGATGAAGTGCTTCATCCTGGCAAAACAGCGGTTTTCTGGGGCAAATCCTCAGAAGAAAGCTACGCTAAAACCGCCTACCACAAACATCTGATGAAGATGCCTTTCTATCGTCAGATCACTATTCGCAACGTTAACACCTTTGACAAAATTGGTACATTACTTAAGAAATAA
- a CDS encoding purine-nucleoside phosphorylase produces MTLLAKINETAAFLKGKGMEAPEFGLILGSGLGELAEEIENPVVVDYSEIPNWGRSTVVGHAGKLVYGDLAGRKVLALQGRFHFYEGNPLEVVTFPVRVMKVLGCEGVLVTNAAGGIGFGPGTLMAITDHINMTGQNPLIGENLDDFGPRFPDMSKAYTPEYRETAHKVADKLGIKLDDGVYIGVTGPTYETPAEIRAYKTLGADAVGMSTVPEVIVAAHSGLKVLGISCITNFAAGFQEELNHEEVVEVTERIKGDFKGLLKAILAEL; encoded by the coding sequence ATGACATTGTTAGCAAAAATCAATGAAACAGCTGCTTTTCTGAAAGGCAAAGGAATGGAAGCACCTGAGTTTGGCTTGATCCTTGGGTCAGGTCTTGGAGAACTGGCTGAAGAAATCGAAAATCCAGTCGTAGTAGACTACTCTGAGATTCCAAACTGGGGTCGTTCAACGGTTGTCGGTCATGCTGGTAAATTGGTTTATGGTGATCTTGCTGGACGCAAGGTTTTAGCCCTTCAAGGACGTTTCCACTTCTACGAAGGAAACCCACTAGAAGTGGTGACTTTCCCAGTTCGTGTCATGAAAGTTTTGGGCTGTGAAGGGGTTCTTGTTACAAATGCTGCTGGTGGTATTGGCTTTGGTCCTGGTACTTTGATGGCCATCACAGACCACATCAACATGACTGGTCAAAACCCATTGATCGGTGAAAACTTGGATGACTTTGGTCCACGTTTCCCAGATATGTCAAAAGCCTACACACCTGAATACCGTGAGACAGCTCATAAAGTAGCAGATAAATTGGGTATCAAATTGGATGATGGGGTTTATATCGGTGTGACAGGTCCTACCTACGAAACTCCAGCTGAAATCCGTGCGTATAAGACACTTGGTGCAGATGCTGTCGGAATGTCAACTGTTCCAGAAGTCATCGTTGCAGCACACTCTGGCTTGAAGGTCCTTGGTATTTCATGTATTACCAACTTTGCGGCTGGTTTCCAAGAAGAGCTCAACCACGAAGAAGTAGTAGAAGTGACAGAGCGCATTAAGGGAGACTTCAAAGGATTGCTAAAAGCGATTCTTGCTGAACTCTAA
- a CDS encoding chloride channel protein, with protein MKVRLQRLPYGLRVLLATLSLGIGTGLVGIACHYLLEGVQELAFGQDTSDLLQQFQEAGGLRRFLVLCVTGCLAAGFWYVLQKRYKILSIRQQIDLAGDRDPTPFAHLLHAGMQVAIVGAGASVGKEGAPREVGALLAGRLAKGFSLALKERKVLIACGAGAGLAAVYQVPFASSLFVFETLGLAYSWQNFLLVLTSTYLATWVAQSIVGQEAIYHLSAVSWSASSFLQAIVIAFLVTPLALVFAFLAKQASHKRRNDGTILWALPLAFLVLGSLVAFFPIFMGNGQVLAQALLSSQSIPYLPLTLAVKGLIVYLLLRNGAYGGTLTPSFALGIGSGYLVTLLMTVVGIHLDPALGMLLGATVFLGTTLQAPLTAIALSLGFTGQAWNLTIPLVLAAGLSYVIRKRWEKK; from the coding sequence ATGAAAGTACGACTCCAAAGGCTGCCCTACGGACTGAGAGTACTTCTAGCCACTTTATCATTAGGAATAGGGACGGGTCTGGTTGGAATTGCCTGTCATTATCTACTAGAAGGGGTGCAAGAGCTGGCTTTTGGCCAAGATACGTCGGATTTGCTCCAGCAATTTCAAGAAGCTGGAGGTCTCCGTAGGTTTCTGGTCTTGTGTGTGACTGGGTGCTTGGCAGCTGGCTTCTGGTATGTCCTGCAAAAGCGTTATAAGATCCTGTCTATTCGCCAGCAAATTGACTTAGCTGGAGACAGGGATCCAACGCCCTTCGCCCACCTCCTTCATGCAGGGATGCAGGTGGCGATTGTCGGAGCAGGCGCATCGGTCGGAAAAGAAGGAGCCCCACGTGAGGTCGGGGCTCTTCTAGCTGGTCGCTTGGCGAAGGGATTCTCACTAGCTCTCAAAGAACGAAAAGTCTTGATCGCCTGTGGTGCTGGAGCTGGTTTGGCTGCGGTCTATCAGGTCCCCTTTGCCAGTAGCTTGTTTGTCTTTGAGACCTTAGGGCTCGCCTACAGTTGGCAGAATTTTCTACTGGTTTTGACCAGCACTTATCTCGCCACCTGGGTCGCTCAGTCCATCGTTGGTCAGGAGGCCATTTATCACCTGTCCGCAGTTTCATGGTCGGCTAGCAGTTTCTTACAGGCTATTGTGATTGCTTTCTTGGTCACTCCCTTGGCTCTGGTCTTTGCTTTCCTCGCCAAGCAGGCTAGTCACAAACGGCGGAATGATGGGACGATTCTTTGGGCTCTTCCTCTAGCCTTTCTAGTGCTGGGGAGCCTAGTAGCCTTTTTCCCTATCTTTATGGGAAATGGACAGGTACTAGCGCAAGCCCTCTTGTCTAGCCAGTCGATTCCCTATCTTCCACTGACTCTAGCAGTGAAGGGACTTATAGTTTATCTCCTCTTGCGTAATGGTGCCTATGGGGGAACCTTGACGCCATCATTTGCCTTAGGAATAGGGTCTGGCTACTTAGTGACTTTATTGATGACAGTTGTTGGCATTCATTTAGATCCTGCTCTAGGGATGCTACTTGGAGCGACAGTCTTTTTAGGTACGACCCTACAAGCTCCTCTGACAGCCATTGCCCTGAGCCTTGGATTTACAGGCCAAGCTTGGAATTTGACTATCCCGCTTGTGCTTGCGGCTGGTCTGTCTTATGTGATTCGAAAGAGATGGGAGAAGAAATGA
- a CDS encoding type 1 glutamine amidotransferase: MMKVHFVLHETFEVPGAYLKWAQERGHQVTTTKVYENEALPETVDEIDFLIVMGGPQSPDEDREAFPYYDPQAEIELIQKAMKADRYIVGVCLGAQLLSVAYGAKYEHSPEREIGVFPVTLTPEGLKDPHVGEFGETLETGHWHGDMPGLTEDAVVLATSQGCPRQMIRFSPKHYAFQAHLEFDPEAVDLLIAADGEAVLEDQSQNLTFVQKPEAIRAYDYREMNAKLFAFLDSLTN; this comes from the coding sequence ATGATGAAGGTACATTTTGTACTGCATGAAACTTTTGAAGTGCCGGGCGCTTATCTAAAATGGGCACAGGAGCGTGGCCATCAAGTGACCACGACCAAAGTCTATGAGAATGAAGCCTTACCAGAGACAGTGGATGAGATCGACTTTTTGATTGTCATGGGAGGTCCTCAATCGCCAGATGAAGATCGAGAAGCTTTTCCATACTACGATCCTCAGGCAGAGATCGAACTGATTCAAAAGGCCATGAAGGCTGATCGTTATATTGTTGGGGTCTGTCTTGGTGCCCAGCTCTTGTCTGTTGCCTATGGAGCGAAGTATGAGCACAGTCCGGAACGTGAGATTGGTGTTTTTCCTGTGACCTTGACGCCTGAAGGACTCAAAGATCCGCATGTCGGTGAGTTTGGAGAAACTCTTGAAACTGGTCACTGGCATGGCGATATGCCAGGATTGACAGAGGATGCTGTCGTTCTTGCGACTAGTCAAGGGTGTCCACGTCAGATGATTCGCTTCAGTCCTAAACACTATGCCTTCCAAGCCCACTTGGAATTTGATCCAGAAGCAGTTGATCTCTTGATTGCTGCAGACGGTGAAGCTGTTTTGGAAGATCAAAGCCAAAACCTGACCTTTGTTCAAAAACCTGAAGCCATTCGTGCTTACGATTATCGAGAAATGAATGCCAAACTCTTTGCGTTTTTGGACTCATTAACAAATTAA
- the deoD gene encoding purine-nucleoside phosphorylase, which produces MSIHIAAKHGEIADKILLPGDPLRAKFIAENFLEDAVCFNEVRNMFGYTGTYKGHRVSVMGTGMGMPSISIYARELIVDYGVKKLIRVGTAGSLNEDVHVRELVLAQAAATNSNIIRNDWPQYDFPQIASFDLLDKAYHIAKDLGMTTHVGNVLSSDVFYSNYGEKNIELGKWGVKAVEMEAAALYYLAAQHHVDALAIMTISDSLVNPDEDTTAEERQNTFTDMMKVGLETLIAD; this is translated from the coding sequence ATGTCTATCCATATTGCTGCTAAGCATGGTGAAATTGCTGATAAAATTCTTCTTCCTGGGGATCCTCTTCGTGCGAAATTTATCGCTGAGAATTTCCTTGAAGATGCTGTTTGCTTCAATGAAGTCCGTAACATGTTTGGTTACACGGGTACTTATAAAGGTCATCGTGTTTCTGTCATGGGGACTGGAATGGGAATGCCATCGATCTCCATCTATGCGCGTGAATTGATTGTCGACTACGGCGTGAAGAAATTGATCCGTGTGGGAACGGCTGGTTCTTTGAATGAGGATGTGCATGTTCGTGAATTGGTCTTGGCACAAGCTGCTGCAACCAACTCAAACATCATCCGTAACGACTGGCCTCAATACGATTTCCCACAAATCGCTAGCTTTGATCTTTTAGACAAGGCTTACCACATTGCCAAAGACCTTGGTATGACTACCCACGTCGGCAATGTCTTGTCATCAGACGTCTTCTATTCAAACTATGGTGAAAAGAACATCGAGCTTGGTAAATGGGGTGTCAAAGCTGTAGAAATGGAAGCAGCGGCCCTATACTATCTTGCTGCTCAACACCATGTCGATGCGCTTGCTATCATGACTATTTCAGACAGTTTGGTTAATCCAGATGAGGATACAACCGCTGAAGAACGTCAAAATACTTTCACAGATATGATGAAAGTCGGTCTTGAGACCTTGATTGCAGACTAA
- a CDS encoding NAD-dependent protein deacylase, which translates to MDKIAQLQAMIDQSQRIVFFGGAGVSTESNIPDFRSSDGVYSVQVGRHLTAEQLVSHTMFERYPEDFFDFYKKYLLYPNAKPNAAHRYLAWLEETGKLKAVVTQNIDSLHEMAGSKKVLKLHGSADRNYCTGCQRFYDLESFLALEGPVPHCLDCGKVVKPDVTLYEEPLDMEVFSQAAQAIQEADLLIIGGTSLVVYPAASLIQYFQGKKLVVINKNSIPQDKQADLVIEGKIGEVFSQLRQ; encoded by the coding sequence ATGGATAAGATTGCTCAATTACAGGCGATGATTGATCAGAGTCAACGGATCGTGTTTTTCGGAGGAGCAGGAGTTTCCACGGAGTCAAATATTCCAGATTTTCGAAGCTCAGACGGTGTCTATAGTGTCCAGGTAGGACGGCATTTGACAGCTGAGCAATTGGTCTCCCATACCATGTTTGAGCGCTATCCAGAGGACTTTTTCGACTTTTACAAGAAGTACTTGCTCTACCCAAATGCCAAGCCCAATGCTGCCCATCGCTATCTCGCGTGGCTTGAAGAGACCGGTAAACTCAAGGCGGTGGTGACACAAAATATTGATAGTCTTCATGAAATGGCTGGTTCCAAAAAAGTTTTGAAGCTTCATGGCAGTGCCGACCGCAATTACTGTACGGGTTGCCAGCGATTTTATGATTTGGAGTCCTTTCTAGCTTTAGAAGGCCCGGTTCCACACTGTCTGGATTGCGGCAAGGTGGTCAAACCTGATGTGACACTCTACGAGGAGCCTCTTGATATGGAGGTCTTTAGTCAAGCAGCCCAAGCCATCCAAGAGGCTGATCTCCTGATTATCGGTGGAACCTCACTTGTAGTCTACCCAGCAGCTAGCTTGATCCAGTATTTCCAAGGAAAGAAGCTGGTTGTCATCAATAAAAACAGTATCCCACAAGATAAGCAAGCAGACCTGGTTATCGAAGGAAAGATTGGGGAAGTATTTTCACAATTAAGACAATAA
- a CDS encoding LysR family transcriptional regulator, translating into MRIQQLQYIIKIVETGSMNEAAKQLFITQPSLSNAVKDLENEMGIEIFIRNPKGITLTRDGMEFLSYARQVVEQIDLLSERYKNPVGSRELFSVSSQHYAFVVEAFVSLLKKSDMEKYELFLRETRTWEIIDDVKNFRSEVGVLFLNSYNRDVLSKMLDDNHLVATHLFTAQPHIFVSKTNPLAKKEIVHLSDLEDFPYLSYDQGTHNSFYFSEEILSQEHHKKSIVVSDRATLFNLLIGLDGYTIATGILNSNLNGNNIVSIPLDIEDPIELVYIKHEKTALSKMGEKFIEYLLEEVKFDK; encoded by the coding sequence ATGAGAATACAACAATTACAATACATTATCAAAATCGTCGAAACCGGCTCTATGAATGAGGCCGCAAAACAACTCTTCATCACGCAACCTAGCCTTTCCAATGCCGTTAAGGACTTGGAAAATGAGATGGGGATTGAAATCTTTATCCGGAATCCTAAAGGGATCACTTTGACCCGCGATGGGATGGAGTTCCTCTCTTATGCCCGCCAGGTGGTGGAGCAGATTGACCTCTTGTCCGAGCGCTATAAAAATCCTGTGGGTTCTCGTGAGCTTTTCAGTGTCTCTTCACAGCACTACGCCTTCGTGGTTGAGGCCTTCGTTTCACTATTGAAGAAAAGCGACATGGAAAAATACGAGCTCTTCCTACGGGAGACGCGGACTTGGGAAATCATCGATGACGTTAAGAATTTCCGAAGCGAGGTTGGCGTACTCTTTTTGAATAGCTACAACCGAGATGTCCTCTCTAAGATGTTGGATGATAATCACCTGGTTGCTACCCACCTCTTTACAGCCCAGCCTCATATCTTTGTCAGCAAGACCAATCCTCTTGCCAAGAAGGAGATCGTTCACTTGTCTGATCTGGAAGATTTCCCATACCTTAGCTATGACCAAGGAACCCACAACTCCTTCTACTTCTCAGAAGAGATCCTCTCTCAAGAGCATCATAAGAAATCCATCGTCGTCAGTGACCGGGCGACCCTCTTTAATCTCTTGATTGGTCTGGATGGCTACACCATTGCGACCGGGATCCTCAACAGCAATCTCAACGGGAATAACATCGTCTCCATTCCCCTTGATATCGAAGACCCGATCGAGCTGGTCTACATCAAACATGAAAAAACAGCCCTCTCAAAAATGGGAGAAAAATTCATCGAGTACTTGCTTGAGGAAGTGAAGTTTGATAAGTAA
- a CDS encoding DUF6688 domain-containing protein, with protein sequence MKKLVSWYKKKDKELETHFTAGLLQINFVTNALILLAFYIYLVISQSLYAIKDPFIQFSVWEVIAFTMEIFPYGLTLALFVPNIFVIIYGIGRWSSLQFKESEEEALKDPELFEDRGPKEGERTREDDAFLMKEKQESPSPKPVKKKKQQPTIVLWFGLFGCFLEAIFIYIVKEMTFYDWSESLVNSQKHALIWSGAYPTFFTLAALTLLALIIYSYRDANSLSPLANVFCISGILGGVVLLLVFDNQLQVASFHTFFLLIYSIHLLWVRIREWQEDRTEISYENRLFQWLHQLLNKSRNWPWLAVLVALPTLALVVLVLMLFGQQPDSMIKAWTNTADWAFSQKIPPQNLIIDEHYLCTVAAGGHEKVVKPQRMGIRHGHPVVVNRQLCIANAFEQVLEEKTPRFHRFLRRNYDRYGYPFAKHIKKKLAMDLIYYLMKPLEWLFLLVLYLVDRKPENRIAMQYIKPIPEDFEPRKVS encoded by the coding sequence ATGAAAAAACTCGTTTCCTGGTATAAGAAAAAGGATAAGGAATTGGAAACCCATTTCACAGCTGGTCTGTTGCAGATCAATTTTGTGACCAATGCTCTGATTCTATTGGCCTTTTACATCTATTTGGTTATTAGTCAGTCGCTCTACGCAATAAAGGATCCATTCATTCAATTTAGTGTTTGGGAGGTCATTGCCTTCACCATGGAGATCTTTCCTTACGGTTTGACTCTGGCCCTCTTTGTCCCCAATATTTTTGTCATCATTTATGGGATTGGTCGGTGGTCTAGCCTCCAGTTCAAAGAATCTGAGGAAGAAGCTCTCAAAGATCCAGAACTGTTTGAGGATAGAGGGCCAAAAGAAGGAGAAAGGACAAGAGAAGATGACGCATTCCTTATGAAGGAAAAGCAGGAATCACCTAGTCCTAAGCCTGTCAAAAAGAAAAAGCAACAGCCTACAATTGTTCTTTGGTTTGGTCTCTTTGGTTGCTTTCTCGAAGCGATTTTCATTTACATCGTCAAGGAGATGACTTTTTACGATTGGAGTGAGAGTTTGGTCAATTCTCAGAAGCATGCCCTGATCTGGTCTGGCGCCTATCCGACCTTCTTCACACTGGCAGCTCTTACTTTACTAGCCTTGATTATCTATTCCTACCGGGATGCGAATTCACTCTCGCCGTTAGCAAATGTCTTCTGCATCAGTGGCATTCTAGGAGGAGTGGTTCTTCTCTTAGTTTTTGATAATCAACTGCAGGTAGCAAGTTTTCACACCTTTTTCTTACTGATCTATTCCATCCATCTTTTATGGGTTCGCATCAGGGAGTGGCAGGAAGATCGAACAGAGATAAGCTATGAGAATCGTCTGTTTCAATGGCTCCATCAGCTCTTAAACAAGTCGCGTAACTGGCCATGGCTAGCAGTTCTGGTTGCCCTTCCGACCCTAGCCCTTGTTGTCCTCGTTCTCATGCTCTTTGGGCAGCAGCCGGATTCCATGATCAAGGCCTGGACCAATACAGCTGACTGGGCCTTCTCACAGAAGATCCCCCCTCAGAATCTTATCATTGATGAGCACTATCTCTGTACGGTTGCGGCTGGTGGGCATGAAAAAGTTGTCAAGCCCCAGCGGATGGGCATCCGCCACGGTCATCCAGTCGTTGTCAATCGCCAGCTTTGTATTGCCAATGCCTTTGAACAGGTACTAGAAGAAAAGACGCCGCGATTCCATCGCTTCTTGCGTCGCAATTATGACCGCTATGGCTATCCCTTTGCTAAACACATCAAGAAGAAATTGGCTATGGACCTGATTTACTACCTAATGAAACCCTTGGAATGGCTCTTTTTACTGGTTCTTTATCTAGTCGATCGTAAGCCTGAAAACCGAATCGCCATGCAATACATCAAACCGATTCCAGAAGATTTTGAACCCCGTAAAGTTTCTTGA
- a CDS encoding dihydroorotate dehydrogenase electron transfer subunit, with protein MVSDSCKKRFGKIMMEEMELVAQEEIAPRIYSMILKGEMVVQMLPGQFLHIRVPDGSKLLRRPISISEIDPETQTCRLIYRIEGGGTAIFSQLPIGSKLSIMGPQGNGFDLTNLGQGQKALIIGGGIGVPPLVQVAKQLHEQGVEVKVVVGFATKEAVILEEELSQVAHVTVTTDDGSYGIKGYVSTIVDSMDQEFDAIYSCGAPGMLKYVNTKFHDHPRAYISMESRMACGMGACYACVVHLENESQAANKRVCEDGPVFETGTIVM; from the coding sequence ATGGTCAGTGACAGTTGTAAAAAACGCTTTGGCAAAATCATGATGGAGGAGATGGAGCTAGTCGCTCAAGAAGAGATCGCTCCGCGCATCTATTCTATGATCTTGAAGGGGGAAATGGTGGTGCAGATGCTGCCAGGTCAATTCCTTCATATCCGCGTCCCTGATGGGTCCAAGCTACTTCGCCGTCCGATTTCAATTTCTGAGATTGATCCTGAGACACAGACGTGTCGCTTGATCTACCGCATCGAAGGTGGGGGGACAGCTATCTTTTCCCAATTGCCAATCGGTAGCAAACTCAGCATCATGGGGCCTCAGGGGAATGGTTTTGATCTCACCAATCTCGGTCAAGGTCAGAAAGCCTTGATCATTGGTGGCGGAATCGGTGTTCCTCCTTTGGTCCAAGTGGCCAAACAACTCCATGAGCAAGGGGTAGAAGTTAAAGTGGTTGTCGGCTTTGCGACCAAAGAAGCCGTCATTTTGGAAGAAGAGCTTTCTCAGGTTGCTCATGTCACTGTAACAACAGACGATGGATCTTATGGCATTAAAGGCTATGTCTCAACCATTGTTGATTCGATGGACCAGGAATTTGACGCTATCTATTCTTGTGGAGCACCTGGCATGCTCAAATATGTCAATACCAAATTCCATGATCATCCTCGCGCCTACATTTCTATGGAATCGCGTATGGCTTGTGGGATGGGTGCTTGCTACGCCTGTGTGGTGCATTTGGAAAATGAAAGCCAAGCAGCCAATAAGCGCGTGTGTGAAGACGGACCGGTCTTTGAAACCGGTACGATTGTGATGTAG
- a CDS encoding dihydroorotate dehydrogenase, with amino-acid sequence MTANRLAVSLPGLDLKNPIIPASGCFGFGQEYAKYYDLDLLGSIMIKATTAEARFGNPTPRVAETPAGMLNAIGLQNPGVDVVLAEKLPWLAQHYPDLPIIANVAGFSNEEYATVSGKISQAPNVKAIELNISCPNVDHGNNGLLIGQVPELAYAAVKAAVEASSVPVYVKLTPSVADITQVAKAAEDAGATGLTMINTLVGMRFDLKTGKPIIANGTGGMSGPAVFPVALKLIRQVAQSTKLPIIGMGGVDSAEAAIEMMIAGASAIGVGTANFTDPYACPTIIEDLPQVMDLYGIETLENFRKHVRENLL; translated from the coding sequence ATGACAGCAAATCGACTAGCCGTATCCTTACCCGGTTTAGACTTGAAAAACCCGATTATTCCGGCATCTGGCTGTTTTGGCTTCGGTCAGGAATATGCCAAATACTATGACTTAGACCTGCTTGGATCCATCATGATCAAGGCGACGACTGCTGAGGCTCGTTTTGGAAATCCAACGCCACGTGTCGCTGAGACGCCTGCAGGCATGCTCAATGCCATTGGACTCCAAAATCCAGGCGTAGACGTGGTCCTAGCAGAAAAACTTCCTTGGTTGGCCCAACATTATCCAGACCTACCGATTATTGCCAACGTAGCCGGCTTCTCCAACGAAGAGTATGCGACGGTATCTGGCAAGATCTCGCAAGCGCCAAATGTCAAAGCGATTGAGCTCAATATCTCTTGTCCAAACGTAGACCATGGAAACAACGGTCTCTTAATCGGGCAGGTTCCTGAATTGGCCTATGCGGCTGTGAAAGCAGCGGTAGAAGCGTCCTCCGTCCCTGTCTATGTCAAGTTAACGCCTAGTGTGGCAGACATTACGCAGGTCGCAAAAGCAGCAGAGGATGCAGGGGCGACCGGCTTAACCATGATCAATACCTTGGTCGGCATGCGCTTTGACCTCAAGACTGGTAAGCCCATCATTGCCAATGGAACCGGAGGCATGTCGGGTCCAGCTGTTTTCCCAGTTGCTTTGAAACTCATCCGTCAGGTTGCCCAATCCACTAAACTTCCGATTATCGGTATGGGAGGTGTCGATTCAGCCGAAGCAGCCATTGAAATGATGATTGCAGGTGCCTCTGCGATTGGAGTTGGAACCGCTAATTTTACCGATCCTTATGCATGTCCAACCATCATCGAAGATCTGCCACAGGTCATGGATCTCTATGGTATTGAGACACTTGAGAACTTCCGTAAACATGTACGGGAAAATCTACTGTAA
- the pyrF gene encoding orotidine-5'-phosphate decarboxylase, producing the protein MREERPIIALDFPAFEDVKNFLEHFPEDEKLFVKIGMEFFYAVGPEIVHYLKGLGHSIFLDLKLHDIPNTVKSAMSVLGTFGVDMVTVHAAGGVEMMREAKAALGEGAKLVAVTQLTSTSEEDMRDCQNIQTTVQESVVNYARKAQEAGLDGVVCSAHEVALIKDATSSDFVCVTPGIRPAGAEIGDQKRVMTPQEAHKIGSDYIVVGRPIIQAENPWDAYHEIKRQWNS; encoded by the coding sequence ATGCGTGAAGAACGTCCTATTATCGCCCTTGACTTCCCAGCTTTCGAGGATGTCAAAAACTTTTTAGAACATTTTCCAGAAGACGAAAAATTATTTGTAAAAATTGGAATGGAATTTTTCTATGCAGTTGGTCCTGAAATTGTACATTACCTCAAAGGGCTTGGACACAGTATTTTCCTTGATTTAAAATTGCATGATATCCCAAATACAGTCAAATCAGCCATGTCCGTACTGGGGACTTTCGGAGTAGATATGGTGACAGTTCACGCAGCCGGTGGTGTAGAGATGATGCGCGAAGCCAAGGCAGCTCTTGGTGAAGGAGCTAAATTGGTAGCCGTGACCCAGTTGACTTCTACCAGTGAGGAAGACATGCGTGATTGCCAAAATATCCAAACAACGGTCCAAGAATCTGTAGTTAATTATGCTCGCAAGGCCCAAGAAGCAGGCTTGGATGGCGTTGTCTGTTCAGCCCATGAAGTAGCCTTGATCAAGGATGCCACTTCATCAGACTTTGTCTGTGTAACACCAGGGATTCGTCCTGCTGGAGCTGAAATCGGTGACCAAAAACGGGTCATGACGCCACAAGAAGCTCATAAAATTGGATCTGACTATATTGTCGTTGGACGTCCAATCATCCAAGCAGAAAACCCATGGGACGCTTACCATGAAATTAAGAGACAGTGGAATAGTTAA
- the pyrE gene encoding orotate phosphoribosyltransferase, whose protein sequence is MSLAKDIASHLLKIEAVYLKPEEPFTWASGIKSPIYTDNRVTLAYPETRTLIENGFVDKIKEAFPDVEVIAGTATAGIPHGAIIADKMNLPFAYIRSKPKDHGAGNQIEGRVPKGQKMVVVEDLISTGGSVLDAVAAAKREGADVLGVVAIFTYQLEKADKKFAEAGVQLETLSNYTELIHLAEEQGYITSEGLELLRRFKENQETWQDK, encoded by the coding sequence ATGTCATTAGCTAAAGATATTGCTAGCCATCTTTTGAAAATCGAAGCGGTTTATTTGAAACCAGAAGAACCTTTTACTTGGGCATCTGGGATCAAGTCCCCAATTTATACCGATAACCGTGTAACCCTCGCTTATCCAGAAACTCGTACCTTGATCGAAAATGGATTTGTAGATAAAATCAAGGAAGCTTTCCCTGATGTAGAAGTGATTGCAGGGACAGCAACTGCAGGGATTCCTCACGGAGCCATTATTGCGGACAAGATGAATTTGCCATTTGCCTACATCCGTAGCAAACCAAAGGACCACGGTGCTGGAAACCAAATCGAAGGCCGTGTACCAAAAGGTCAAAAGATGGTCGTAGTGGAAGATTTAATTTCTACCGGTGGATCTGTCTTGGATGCTGTTGCAGCTGCCAAGCGTGAAGGAGCAGACGTCCTTGGTGTCGTAGCCATCTTCACCTACCAATTGGAGAAGGCAGATAAGAAATTTGCGGAAGCTGGCGTTCAACTTGAAACCTTGTCTAACTATACAGAATTGATTCATTTGGCAGAAGAACAAGGTTACATCACTTCTGAAGGTTTAGAGTTGTTACGCCGTTTCAAGGAAAACCAAGAAACTTGGCAAGATAAATAA